One segment of Pseudomonadota bacterium DNA contains the following:
- a CDS encoding histone deacetylase family protein produces MIPTLYSDDFLIDYPTVDCENPDRVGVVIPQISDIAQIIEPEPCSVNDLLLCHSDSIIKLVQKNSKVYDVAIKAVGGAFRAAEIGLEKPAFALIRPPGHHAGSNFNGGFCFFNNMAIAIKKLLSQGCIKKALIVDIDLHYGNGTEDIVREDSRITFRNIDSNRREDFLADLEEALKDAGNFDIVGCSAGFDTYVHDWGSILLTEDFFSSGKMFVKANPRFFAILEGGYYITDLGKNVRAFFRGMMESCSPA; encoded by the coding sequence ATGATACCGACATTATATAGCGATGATTTCCTTATAGACTATCCGACGGTAGATTGCGAAAACCCCGACAGAGTTGGTGTGGTTATCCCCCAGATCAGCGATATCGCCCAAATTATTGAACCTGAACCATGCAGTGTCAATGATCTTCTCCTTTGTCACAGTGATTCCATAATAAAACTGGTGCAAAAAAACAGCAAAGTATACGATGTTGCCATAAAAGCTGTTGGAGGAGCGTTTCGTGCCGCTGAAATAGGTCTCGAAAAACCGGCATTTGCCCTCATCAGGCCGCCTGGTCACCACGCAGGATCTAACTTCAACGGCGGATTCTGTTTCTTTAACAACATGGCAATAGCAATCAAAAAGCTCCTTTCTCAGGGATGTATTAAAAAAGCCCTTATTGTCGATATTGATCTTCATTACGGAAACGGCACTGAAGATATCGTAAGAGAGGACAGCCGCATTACCTTCAGAAATATTGATTCCAACAGGAGGGAAGATTTCCTTGCCGATCTCGAAGAAGCTCTGAAAGATGCCGGGAATTTCGATATTGTAGGCTGTTCCGCAGGTTTTGATACTTATGTACACGATTGGGGCTCCATACTTCTTACGGAAGATTTTTTTAGTTCCGGCAAAATGTTCGTGAAAGCCAACCCCCGTTTTTTTGCCATACTCGAAGGAGGTTATTACATCACCGATCTCGGTAAAAATGTCCGGGCATTCTTCAGGGGTATGATGGAATCCTGTTCACCGGCTTAA
- the ybeY gene encoding rRNA maturation RNase YbeY, translating into MEDLLISLKLQDKSLSILFINNTAIKKLNKNYFNKDKPTNVISFSYIDDLSCGMNHPNASLNISTRNFEQICFNTQGAIMGDIAISLERAREEAEDINCHFYERVFALIVHGLLHVLGFDHENGKNEARKMRYRENKLMDYIRSHKLYKELVFQYQP; encoded by the coding sequence ATGGAAGACCTGTTGATATCTTTAAAGCTGCAGGATAAATCCTTAAGCATCCTTTTTATTAACAATACTGCTATTAAAAAGCTTAACAAAAATTACTTCAATAAAGATAAACCTACAAATGTTATATCTTTTTCGTATATAGACGATCTCTCCTGTGGAATGAATCACCCCAATGCAAGCCTCAATATATCGACAAGGAATTTTGAACAGATTTGCTTTAATACCCAAGGAGCAATTATGGGGGATATTGCCATATCACTGGAAAGGGCGAGAGAAGAAGCTGAAGATATAAACTGCCATTTTTATGAAAGGGTTTTTGCCCTCATAGTACATGGTCTTCTTCATGTTTTAGGGTTTGATCATGAAAACGGGAAGAATGAAGCCCGAAAGATGAGATACAGAGAAAATAAACTAATGGATTATATCCGGTCACACAAGCTGTATAAAGAGCTTGTTTTCCAGTACCAGCCTTGA
- a CDS encoding aldo/keto reductase — protein MSDAKDHNSMNRRDFLKIGVVGAAATAGLGGLSKIVEGVTASKHDIMPVYRTLGRTGLKVTIVSFGAMLTPDHEPMEAAFDLGVNYVDTARRYMNGRNEEIVGKALKGRRDKVYVATKSLPSSTTKKDILNDVETSLSKLRTDYIDVIQLHSLTSGDRAFMPEIREVLMELRKQGKVRFFGVTTHTNQADVLKAIADDPDKFFDTALVSYNFKSEMSVKNAIALAAKSGIGIVAMKTQAGGYKTDALGPISPHQAALKWVLQDTNVACAIPGMKDMTMLQEATAVMGMKMTRRDERILERYAEAITPYYCHLCAQCEPTCPQNIAISTINRSIMYAEGYEDMELARATYDEIPPHKSVYACSNCTECVARCVNGLNIAAKIQKAKTLFA, from the coding sequence ATGAGCGACGCAAAAGATCATAATTCCATGAATCGAAGGGATTTTCTGAAAATTGGAGTTGTAGGAGCTGCTGCAACGGCAGGCTTGGGTGGATTAAGCAAAATTGTGGAAGGCGTTACTGCCTCAAAACACGACATAATGCCGGTTTACCGTACATTGGGGAGGACAGGCCTCAAAGTGACGATTGTGAGCTTTGGCGCTATGCTTACCCCGGACCATGAACCAATGGAAGCTGCCTTTGACCTTGGCGTAAACTATGTTGATACTGCCCGTAGGTATATGAACGGCAGAAATGAAGAGATCGTTGGAAAAGCGCTCAAGGGTCGCAGGGACAAGGTCTATGTTGCTACAAAAAGTCTTCCGTCATCAACAACAAAAAAGGATATTCTTAATGATGTGGAGACGAGCCTCTCCAAGCTCCGGACAGATTATATCGATGTAATACAACTCCACAGCCTTACGAGCGGCGACCGTGCATTTATGCCTGAAATACGGGAAGTGCTTATGGAACTTCGTAAACAGGGCAAAGTCCGTTTTTTCGGCGTCACGACCCACACGAATCAAGCCGATGTTTTGAAGGCCATTGCAGATGACCCTGACAAGTTTTTTGATACGGCACTGGTATCGTACAATTTCAAGAGCGAAATGTCGGTAAAGAATGCCATTGCTCTTGCTGCAAAGAGCGGCATTGGTATTGTTGCTATGAAAACTCAGGCTGGAGGATATAAAACAGATGCACTCGGTCCAATTAGCCCCCATCAGGCAGCGCTTAAGTGGGTTCTTCAGGATACCAACGTGGCATGTGCCATTCCAGGCATGAAAGATATGACCATGCTTCAGGAGGCAACGGCGGTTATGGGGATGAAGATGACCCGCAGGGATGAACGCATCCTCGAACGTTATGCCGAAGCCATCACCCCGTACTACTGCCATCTATGCGCTCAATGTGAGCCTACATGCCCGCAGAACATTGCCATAAGCACCATTAACCGCTCCATCATGTACGCTGAAGGGTATGAGGACATGGAACTGGCCAGAGCAACTTATGATGAAATACCCCCTCATAAATCAGTCTATGCGTGTTCCAATTGCACAGAGTGCGTAGCGCGTTGCGTAAACGGTCTGAATATTGCCGCTAAAATACAGAAAGCTAAAACGTTATTTGCGTAA
- a CDS encoding PhoH family protein codes for MEENTEEEYLRLSFENINIARNLFGTRDENIKHLKKCFNIKVSVRGNHLTIIGNKSDLENVNKVITELHGIAKRGHAVKPSDIDQAAGYIANRYSGIDELYKDQIYIFPSKKTIAPKTKNQKTYVDAIKKLDMVIGIGPAGTGKTYLAMAMALSSFFKKEVSRIILTRPAIEAGEKLGYLPGTMYEKINPYLRPLYDALYDMVDMERATRLVEKGVIEIAPLAFMRGRTLNDAFVILDEAQNTGSEQMKMFLTRLGFSSKTVITGDITQIDLPDKKTSGLVEIQSILKGVKGIQFVYFTEKDVVRHPLVQKIIRAYEKKKITAEGIDNAERKG; via the coding sequence TTGGAAGAAAACACTGAAGAAGAGTATTTAAGACTGTCATTTGAAAATATAAATATAGCCCGTAATTTGTTTGGCACAAGAGATGAAAACATAAAGCACCTGAAAAAGTGTTTTAACATTAAAGTCAGCGTCAGAGGAAACCATCTTACTATCATCGGGAATAAAAGCGACCTCGAAAACGTTAACAAAGTTATAACAGAACTCCATGGCATAGCAAAGAGAGGTCATGCCGTAAAGCCTTCAGACATAGACCAGGCAGCGGGATATATTGCTAATAGGTATAGCGGCATCGATGAGCTCTACAAAGACCAGATTTATATATTTCCATCCAAAAAAACTATTGCTCCTAAGACAAAAAACCAGAAGACATATGTTGACGCCATAAAAAAACTTGACATGGTCATAGGCATAGGTCCGGCCGGTACAGGAAAAACATATCTTGCCATGGCAATGGCGCTCTCTTCCTTTTTTAAAAAGGAAGTGTCGAGGATAATCCTTACCAGACCAGCCATTGAAGCAGGAGAAAAACTCGGTTATCTTCCAGGGACCATGTATGAAAAGATAAATCCTTATCTAAGGCCGCTTTATGATGCGCTCTATGACATGGTGGATATGGAAAGGGCAACCAGGCTTGTAGAAAAGGGTGTTATAGAAATAGCACCCCTTGCATTTATGCGCGGGAGGACATTAAACGATGCCTTTGTCATTCTTGACGAAGCGCAGAATACCGGATCGGAGCAAATGAAAATGTTTCTCACCAGACTGGGTTTTTCTTCTAAGACGGTTATTACCGGTGATATTACCCAGATTGACCTGCCCGATAAAAAAACAAGCGGCCTTGTGGAAATTCAAAGCATTCTTAAGGGGGTTAAAGGAATACAATTCGTATATTTCACTGAAAAAGATGTGGTAAGGCACCCCCTGGTCCAGAAGATTATAAGGGCTTACGAAAAGAAGAAAATAACGGCAGAGGGCATAGACAATGCAGAACGGAAAGGGTAA
- a CDS encoding HDIG domain-containing protein has translation MQNGKGKPSTYLKYGKFAIFLVLSIVLSLIISIKSQYGITEYQYGDIARENIKSPVDTYIPKLDITIKKGEIIIREGERVGEDHLNKLYAFKNLEKEKPSNLAKIFYLSLLLFLFMVIIYEYADRNIKKFALSEKDLIFGAVLLIFTTAMVKLPFFVFEYFTQKYAPDIFYIVPIFLFGIIMRVALFSEAAIVFSIFFAIIMGFAFENSMPIFLYTFIGNVLASYFSGKCENRNTILKAGLYTAFIMSFIMLLFNLITGHALSNLPARIAFILLSGIGSSFIALGLLPVIEHIFDYTTDVKLLELANLEHPLLEDMMVNAPGTYHHSIIVGNLSKAAAESIEAHPLLTRVSSYYHDIGKLKMSHYFIENQKGFEDAHKTLSPNMSALIILSHVKEGVELAEKYRLGKKIKDIIKEHHGTSLVSYFYNRAKEMEDPELHIIEKQDFRYAGPKPQTKEAGIVMLADSVEASSRMLADPTPKRIENHVQNVIENIFLDGQLDDCELTLKDLHAIQKSFITILLGIFHHRIEYPEKAEHDDTHKRLTKVSENGQKAHKKDHGRPVDIFKAAG, from the coding sequence ATGCAGAACGGAAAGGGTAAACCTTCTACTTATTTAAAATACGGTAAGTTTGCTATTTTTCTTGTCCTTTCAATAGTTTTATCGTTGATTATCAGCATAAAAAGCCAATATGGCATAACCGAATACCAGTACGGCGATATAGCAAGAGAAAATATCAAATCCCCGGTTGATACTTATATACCAAAATTGGATATTACTATTAAAAAAGGGGAGATAATTATAAGAGAAGGTGAAAGGGTAGGGGAAGATCATCTGAATAAACTCTATGCCTTTAAAAACCTTGAAAAAGAAAAGCCTTCAAACCTTGCAAAAATTTTTTATCTCTCTCTATTGCTTTTCCTTTTCATGGTAATAATATACGAATATGCAGACAGAAATATCAAAAAATTCGCACTTTCAGAAAAGGACCTCATTTTTGGCGCAGTCCTGCTAATTTTTACAACAGCAATGGTAAAATTACCTTTTTTTGTTTTCGAGTATTTTACCCAGAAATATGCCCCTGATATTTTTTATATTGTGCCCATATTCCTGTTCGGAATAATAATGCGTGTTGCCCTGTTCTCAGAAGCAGCAATTGTATTCTCCATCTTTTTTGCAATTATTATGGGTTTTGCCTTTGAAAACAGTATGCCTATTTTCCTTTACACATTCATTGGAAACGTCCTTGCATCATATTTTTCAGGCAAGTGTGAGAACAGAAACACAATACTCAAGGCAGGTCTTTATACTGCATTTATTATGAGTTTTATCATGCTCCTTTTCAATCTTATTACCGGCCATGCCCTCTCCAATCTCCCTGCGAGAATTGCATTTATACTTCTCAGCGGCATCGGAAGCAGCTTCATTGCTCTGGGTCTTCTTCCAGTGATAGAGCATATATTCGATTATACTACAGACGTAAAATTATTAGAGCTTGCAAACCTTGAACACCCCCTTCTTGAAGATATGATGGTCAATGCTCCTGGAACATATCATCACAGCATAATTGTTGGTAATTTATCAAAGGCAGCAGCGGAAAGCATTGAAGCTCATCCCCTGCTTACAAGGGTTTCTTCCTATTACCATGATATCGGAAAGTTGAAAATGTCCCATTATTTTATCGAAAATCAGAAAGGCTTCGAAGATGCCCATAAAACATTGTCTCCGAATATGAGCGCTCTTATTATCCTTTCCCATGTGAAGGAAGGCGTGGAGCTTGCTGAAAAATACAGACTTGGAAAAAAAATAAAAGACATAATAAAGGAACATCACGGAACAAGCCTTGTAAGCTATTTCTATAACAGGGCAAAAGAAATGGAGGATCCGGAACTGCATATAATTGAAAAACAGGATTTCAGATATGCGGGTCCAAAACCGCAGACAAAAGAGGCCGGTATTGTAATGCTGGCAGATTCAGTGGAAGCATCTTCCCGAATGCTGGCCGATCCGACACCAAAAAGGATAGAAAACCATGTCCAGAATGTGATAGAGAATATCTTTCTTGACGGTCAGCTTGACGATTGCGAGCTGACATTAAAAGATTTACATGCAATACAAAAAAGCTTTATAACAATACTTTTGGGTATATTCCATCACAGGATCGAATATCCGGAAAAGGCAGAACATGATGATACTCATAAAAGACTCACAAAGGTCTCTGAAAACGGACAAAAGGCGCATAAAAAAGATCATGGAAGACCTGTTGATATCTTTAAAGCTGCAGGATAA
- the lnt gene encoding apolipoprotein N-acyltransferase produces MPDDLKKQDAVFKINSTFNIQNSTLQTYRFLPIFSGILIILCHPPISLSSIAYISLIPLLCSLKKDNFRQNFISGFITGIVSYLGLIYWVVIAMNSYGGIDIYTSFLILLLFALYLSFYNAIFAVSLPYLESRLSIPLFVSAPVIWVILEYLRGIVFSGFPWYLLAYSQHKFLPFIQVVSVTGPYFISFLIVAVNCIFYQIFVGKQEKAEQIKGHAFFIYMLLISVLYTGTLVYGYGRIKFNDEGDMKAAIIQGNILQNVKWDEAFKAKIIRTYCLKTLEAGKDVDLVIWPETAMPFVFNDEIYVKRIIGELSATLKTNILFGTVSRNSMGKYCNSAYVYDKTGGLTGSYNKVHLVPYGEYTPLLKYLPFLAKFTAAGGDFVSGEAHKPIETAVGKIGVLICYEGTFPYITNDTVRRGGQVLINITNDAWFGKTSAPYQHLVFYVFRAIETDRYVLRAANTGISAIIDPRGHIKQKTDIFTEDAIRGKFSLRNGQTFYVRYGDYFVLMAFLFLTALCIIKYLKNNKKGANDSSSLP; encoded by the coding sequence ATGCCTGATGATTTAAAAAAACAGGATGCGGTGTTTAAAATAAATTCAACATTCAACATTCAAAATTCAACATTGCAAACTTATCGGTTCCTGCCGATATTTTCCGGTATTCTTATAATACTCTGTCATCCTCCCATCTCCCTTTCCTCCATCGCATATATTTCTCTTATACCGTTGCTCTGTTCATTGAAAAAAGACAATTTCCGTCAGAACTTCATTTCAGGTTTTATCACAGGCATCGTTTCCTATCTCGGACTTATTTACTGGGTCGTTATTGCAATGAACAGTTATGGCGGGATAGATATATACACAAGCTTTTTAATACTGCTCCTTTTCGCTCTGTATCTGTCTTTTTACAATGCAATTTTTGCCGTTTCATTGCCCTACCTTGAAAGTAGATTGTCAATCCCTCTTTTTGTGTCCGCACCTGTTATCTGGGTGATCCTGGAATACTTAAGGGGTATTGTATTTAGCGGTTTCCCCTGGTATTTGTTGGCATATTCCCAGCATAAATTTCTTCCTTTTATACAGGTTGTGTCTGTTACGGGACCGTATTTTATATCGTTTCTGATAGTAGCTGTTAATTGTATTTTTTATCAAATTTTTGTCGGGAAGCAAGAAAAAGCTGAACAGATAAAAGGTCATGCTTTTTTTATATATATGCTTTTGATATCAGTACTATATACAGGAACGCTGGTCTATGGCTATGGAAGGATAAAATTTAACGATGAAGGGGATATGAAGGCTGCCATCATACAGGGCAACATATTACAGAATGTTAAATGGGACGAAGCCTTTAAAGCAAAGATTATCAGAACGTATTGCCTGAAAACACTTGAAGCAGGAAAGGATGTCGACCTTGTTATCTGGCCTGAAACTGCAATGCCTTTCGTTTTTAACGACGAAATATATGTAAAGAGGATTATCGGGGAACTGTCTGCTACCCTGAAGACCAACATTCTATTTGGAACAGTCTCAAGGAACAGTATGGGGAAATACTGTAATTCTGCATATGTTTACGACAAAACCGGTGGATTGACCGGAAGTTACAATAAGGTACATCTTGTACCTTACGGTGAATATACCCCTCTTTTGAAATATTTGCCTTTTCTTGCGAAGTTTACTGCAGCCGGTGGTGATTTTGTTTCGGGAGAAGCCCATAAACCGATTGAAACTGCGGTTGGAAAAATAGGTGTACTTATATGTTATGAGGGCACATTCCCTTATATAACCAATGATACGGTAAGAAGGGGGGGGCAGGTACTTATAAATATAACTAATGATGCATGGTTCGGGAAAACATCGGCCCCTTACCAGCACCTTGTTTTTTATGTATTCAGAGCCATTGAGACGGACAGGTATGTTCTGAGAGCTGCCAATACAGGAATAAGCGCAATTATAGATCCGAGAGGACATATAAAACAAAAGACGGACATATTTACTGAAGATGCTATAAGAGGTAAATTTTCTTTACGCAACGGACAGACATTTTATGTGAGATACGGAGATTACTTTGTCCTGATGGCATTCCTGTTTCTTACAGCTTTGTGTATAATAAAGTATTTAAAAAATAATAAAAAAGGAGCTAACGATTCATCATCTTTGCCATGA
- a CDS encoding lytic transglycosylase domain-containing protein, producing MKFNHKIKLLSISLVVMMFILVYGRFNPDSMFSWSKSAGQERIVKKITEYMEKEDATVSDDELKDVATMIYKESGQNNLDYRLILAIMKIESNFKHKAVSSKGARGLLQVKPSHAKFIARDMGIAWHGAKTLDEPDKNIKIGIHFFSELMEDFENINMALHAYNMGPTRLKEIMSEKSKQEKGFSKLVLREYRKNMIILPDPQ from the coding sequence ATGAAATTTAACCATAAAATTAAACTATTATCGATCAGCCTTGTTGTAATGATGTTTATACTTGTGTACGGTAGGTTTAATCCTGATTCCATGTTCTCATGGAGTAAGTCTGCCGGTCAGGAAAGGATCGTAAAAAAAATAACCGAATATATGGAGAAAGAAGATGCCACTGTTAGCGATGATGAATTAAAAGACGTGGCGACTATGATATACAAAGAATCCGGTCAAAACAACTTAGATTACAGACTTATTCTTGCCATCATGAAGATTGAGAGCAATTTCAAACACAAAGCCGTGTCTTCCAAAGGGGCAAGAGGACTCCTTCAGGTTAAACCATCACATGCAAAGTTTATTGCCCGTGATATGGGAATCGCGTGGCATGGGGCAAAGACCCTTGATGAGCCGGACAAAAACATAAAAATAGGTATCCATTTCTTCTCAGAGCTTATGGAAGATTTCGAAAATATCAATATGGCACTTCATGCGTACAATATGGGACCGACAAGGCTGAAGGAAATTATGTCGGAAAAGAGCAAACAGGAAAAGGGTTTTTCAAAACTCGTTTTGAGAGAATACAGGAAGAATATGATAATTCTGCCTGATCCGCAATAA
- a CDS encoding LysE family transporter has protein sequence MNIFSLFLIGFILGLTGAMAPGPLLTITIGESAKRGGIVGPMVVLGHGILEFFLLILIIFGLGSILNNKIIFSIIAFAGGIILIYMGYSTIKELKNYQLSATSSSSQKGLHPVISGIVVSLSNPYWFIWWITIGMGYVMFARGLGIKGVLAFFVGHILSDLVWYSFISYGIQFGGRFFSIKVIKTILLVCSIFLICFGGYFIVKGCGLLLPGLTSPPPPAKLSEPPLLAHRVSYLALGRFAHLPGLTSPPPPAKLSEPPPLTHLVSYLALGRFAHLPGHPQAGTRSPPLFSVYTKDVRSLMFAWTSACAGTQVNAFTSCVRRSIATERPSSVGW, from the coding sequence ATGAACATATTCAGCCTTTTTTTAATTGGATTTATACTTGGACTGACCGGCGCAATGGCGCCCGGCCCTCTTTTAACAATAACCATAGGTGAATCTGCAAAACGCGGCGGCATAGTTGGCCCCATGGTTGTACTTGGCCATGGTATTCTTGAATTTTTTTTGCTTATTTTAATTATATTCGGCCTGGGGAGTATTCTCAATAATAAGATTATTTTTTCCATCATAGCCTTTGCAGGCGGCATTATCCTTATATATATGGGTTACAGCACTATTAAAGAACTCAAGAATTATCAATTATCGGCAACATCATCATCTTCACAAAAGGGGCTGCATCCTGTTATTTCAGGTATTGTTGTGAGTCTTTCAAATCCATACTGGTTTATATGGTGGATTACAATCGGCATGGGTTATGTGATGTTTGCAAGAGGCCTTGGCATCAAAGGCGTTCTCGCTTTTTTTGTCGGCCACATACTTTCCGATCTTGTTTGGTACAGCTTTATCTCCTATGGTATCCAGTTTGGAGGCAGGTTCTTCAGCATAAAAGTAATCAAGACCATCCTGCTGGTATGCAGTATATTTTTGATATGCTTCGGGGGTTACTTTATTGTTAAGGGCTGCGGATTACTATTACCTGGGCTTACGTCGCCCCCTCCGCCAGCCAAGCTGTCGGAGCCTCCCCTTCTCGCTCACCGTGTGAGCTATTTAGCACTTGGACGATTTGCTCATTTACCTGGGCTTACGTCGCCCCCTCCACCAGCCAAGCTGTCGGAGCCACCCCCTCTCACTCACCTTGTGAGCTATTTAGCTCTCGGACGATTTGCACATTTACCGGGACACCCACAAGCGGGTACCCGGTCGCCCCCTCTCTTTTCTGTATACACGAAGGATGTCCGCTCACTTATGTTCGCTTGGACGTCCGCTTGTGCTGGGACGCAAGTAAATGCATTTACGTCCTGCGTCCGAAGGAGTATAGCGACTGAACGTCCTTCGTCCGTCGGGTGGTAA